The following coding sequences are from one Nicotiana tabacum cultivar K326 chromosome 1, ASM71507v2, whole genome shotgun sequence window:
- the LOC107793741 gene encoding disease resistance protein RPV1-like, translated as MAIYGMGGIGKTKLAKTTYNMNFDKFDGGSFLADVNKTSERHDGLVSIQRKLVSSVLGKNVEKIYSVDEGVNKIQEATRCRRILLVLDDVDDRDQLNIVLGMRKWFYLGSKLIITTRNRHLFDASEVCRCKMYKFMPLNAQESIRLFSWYAFGKEQLSEDHKNLSENVILHCKWIPLALKVLGSSRCDRSIEVWECALRKLKAILDNKILEKLKISYDLLPDDDVQNLYLDIVSFFVGKDKHCAVTILDGCGFSQ; from the coding sequence ATGGCTATATATGGGATGGGAGGTATAGGTAAAACTAAACTAGCTAAGACAACTTACAATATGAACTTTGACAAATTTGATGGCGGCAGCTTTCTTGCTGATGTAAATAAAACTTCAGAAAGACATGATGGTCTTGTAAGTATACAAAGAAAGCTTGTTTCAAGTGTTTTGGGGAAGAATGTTGAGAAGATATACAGTGTCGATGAAGGAGTCAACAAGATTCAAGAGGCCACTCGATGCAGAAGAATTCTTCTTGTTCTCGATGATGTAGACGATAGAGATCAGTTAAATATTGTACTTGGGATGCGAAAATGGTTTTATCTGGGTAGTAAACTTATCATTACAACCAGAAATCGGCACCTATTTGATGCTAGTGAGGTCTGCAGATGTAAGATGTATAAGTTCATGCCATTGAATGCCCAAGAATCAATTCGACTCTTCAGTTGGTATGCTTTTGGAAAAGAACAACTTTCAGAAGATCACAAGAACCTTTCAGAAAATGTGATACTTCATTGTAAATGGATTCCTTTGGCTCTCAAAGTTTTAGGTTCTTCTCGTTGTGACAGAAGTATAGAGGTGTGGGAATGTGCATTAAGGAAACTAAAGGCAATCCTTGACAATAAGATCCTAGAAAAACTCAAAATCAGCTATGATTTACTACCAGATGATGATGTACAGAATCTGTACCTCGATATTGTTAGTTTCTTTGTTGGAAAAGATAAACATTGTGCAGTTACAATACTTGATGGATGTGGTTTTTCTCAGTAG
- the LOC142161601 gene encoding uncharacterized protein LOC142161601, whose translation MAPNKKWMELIHDRLNNAYKLGVNNFLDFAFTRLREARVIRCPCIKCCNTSSGTREMVKSHLIVHEIIQNYTFWYHHGEKLGEPQSNSEDVEDDDIEEAYGEDEIHGILRDLYPNFDADNTNIDGNDFLEEEQNLEAKKFYRLLKDFEQPLYQNSKVSKLSTMVKLLHIKSIGCWSHESFTMFLKMLKEDLLPTESNLPDSYYEAKKIIRDLGLSYKKIDACKNNCMLYWKDDKFLESCKVCGASRWKEDKHSGETKFKSGKKIAHKILRYFPLKPRLQRLFMSSKISSLMTWHQEKRVDNGMMRHPADSMAWKKFDELHQSFAAEPRNVRLGLASDGFQLFGSSRTPYNIWPVVLIPYNLPP comes from the coding sequence ATGGCACCTAATAAGAAGTGGATGGAACTTATCCATGACCGACTTAATAATGCTTACAAGCTTGGGGTGaacaattttttggattttgcttTTACAAGATTAAGAGAAGCGCGTGTAATACGTTGTCCATGTATCAAATGTTGTAATACATCTTCGGGAACACGTGAGATGGTTAAGTCACATTTAATAGTACAtgaaataattcaaaattatactttttggtATCATCACGGGGAAAAGTTAGGTGAGCCACAATCAAATTCAGAAGATGTAGAAGATGATGACATTGAAGAAGCTTATGGTGAGGATGAAATACATGGGATTCTAAGAGATTTATACCCTAATTTTGATGCAGACAATACGAACATTGATGGTAATGATTTTCTTGAGGAGGAACAAAATCTTGAAGCAAAAAAATTCTATAGGCTTTTAAAGGATTTTGAGCAACCATTGTACCAAAATTCAAAAGTTTCTAAACTTTCTACTATGGTTAAATTGCTTCATATCAAAAGTATTGGGTGTTGGAGTCATGAGTCATTTACAATGTTCTTGAAGATGTTGAAAGAAGATCTATTGCCCACTGAATCAAACTTGCCAGATTCATATTATGAGGCAAAGAAGATAATTCGGGATCTTGGACTTTCTTACAAAAAGATTGATGCGTGTAAGAATAATTGCATGTTATATTGGAAGGATGACAAGTTTCTTGAATCTTGCAAAGTTTGTGGAGCATCTAGATGGAAAGAGGATAAACATAGCGGAGAAACTAAATTTAAGAGTGGGAAAAAGATAGCGCACAAGATTTTACGTTATTTTCCCTTAAAGCCAAGACTCCAAAGATTGTTTATGTCCTCAAAGATATCATCTTTAATGACATGGCATCAAGAAAAAAGAGTTGACAATGGAATGATGAGGCACCCAGCTGACTCAATGGCATGGAAAAAGTTTGATGAACTTCACCAGTCTTTCGCTGCTGAACCTCGTAATGTTCGACTTGGACTTGCTAGTGATGGTTTTCAACTATTTGGAAGTTCTAGAACCCCGTACAACATTTGGCCTGTTGTACTTATTCCTTATAATTTACCACCTTAG
- the LOC107793740 gene encoding uncharacterized protein LOC107793740 isoform X2, whose amino-acid sequence MVKFSTWVSHPRFDGIAFVQTDFLTLVDCCIVQAGLTCFIRNRKANCFKGEVRVLYPGLIAELNQPAEKFMETLFVHLLASGRPNAYRLPVDMNPSKFQKSEMGATSKNVHHAYIQPGALARGRGHNFGSLGSVKTSIGKRTLIVENKNHNSTAFEQNKLAHINNLVPPGFVSMEMMLPSLKTLKRYKKQEQL is encoded by the exons ATGGTCAAATTCTCTACTTGGGTATCCCATCCGAGGTTCGATGGGATAGCTTTTGTACAGACGGATTTTTTAACTTTAGTAGATTGTTGTATTGTGCAAGCTGGCCTTACATGTTTCATTCGAAACCGGAAAGCTAACTGCTTCAAGGGCGAGGTCAGAGTTCTTTACCCGGGTTTAATAGCGGAACTCAATCAGCCGGCAGAAAAGTTCATGGAAACATTGTTTGTCCATCTCTTAGCAAGTGGCAGGCCAAATGCATATAGACTGCCC gTTGACATGAATCCATCAAAATTTCAGAAGTCTGAAATGGGAGCAACTTCAAAGAATGTACATCATGCATATATTCAACCTGGTGCTTTAGCAAGGGGAAGAGGACACAACTTTGGATCTTTGGGCTCTGTAAAAACAAGTATTGGAAAGAGAACTCTGATTGtagaaaataaaaatcataatTCAACAGCTTTTGAGCAGAATAAGCTTGCACATATTAATAATCTTGTGCCCCCTGGTTTTGTTTCGATGGAGATGATGCTCCCCTCGCTCAAGACCCTGAAGCGATACAAG AAACAGGAGCAGCTTTGA
- the LOC107793740 gene encoding uncharacterized protein LOC107793740 isoform X1, translated as MPPGFDTMKDDIPFTQEAEMMQEVGAILKNVRDTYSQPSALARGCGQNLRSSGSAKGSVGKRNMVGESKNHNSTASEQNKLAHNSTNLMPPSFDPMEDDVSLAQEDEMMQDLCESEKPKKVRGKNKNKDVAGLKSGEKFRVNFYNNRVVGKHQASFSRHLGILVHDRNMCPLQVHSWKDIGEDKLEHMWRAVTDKFDSDDMNHQRDHVLNHMKKLWTNWRGSLPRM; from the exons ATGCCTCCTGGTTTTGATACGATGAAAGACGACATTCCCTTCACTCAAGAAGCTGAAATGATGCAAG AAGTTGGAGCTATTTTGAAGAATGTACGAGACACTTACAGTCAACCTAGTGCTTTAGCAAGGGGATGTGGGCAAAACTTAAGATCTTCGGGCTCGGCAAAAGGAAGCGTTGGAAAGAGAAATATGGTTGGCGAAAGTAAAAATCACAACTCAACAGCTTCTGAGCAGAATAAGCTAGCGCATAATAGTACTAATCTTATGCCTCCTAGTTTCGATCCAATGGAAGATGATGTTTCCCTCGCTCAAGAAGATGAAATGATGCAAG ATTTATGTGAATCTGAAAAGCCAAAAAAGGTGAGAGGAAAGAACAAGAATAAAGATGTAGCAGGACTCAAATCCGGAGAAAAGTTTAGAGTTAACTTTTACAACAATCGGGTTGTAGGAAAGCATCAAGCCTCATTTTCGAGACACTTGGGTATATTAGTTCATGATCGTAATATGTGTCCGTTGCAAGTACATTCATGGAAGGACATCGGAGAAGATAAGCTGGAACACATGTGGCGAGCTGTTACA GACAAATTTGACAGTGATGACATGAATCATCAAAGAGATCATGTCTTAAACCATATGAAAAAGTTATGGACCAATTGGAGAGGATCATTGCCCAGGATGTAA